Proteins co-encoded in one Cynocephalus volans isolate mCynVol1 chromosome 11, mCynVol1.pri, whole genome shotgun sequence genomic window:
- the USP19 gene encoding ubiquitin carboxyl-terminal hydrolase 19 isoform X24 — protein sequence MLRWLLASRLGEDWLLVPCWRIWPQRLAKIAGPGRKRRSPDPDTVADPGALWLSTKRLKMSGGSSATDPRRGPPGLEEAASKKKQKDRANQESKDGDPRRGSVSIPQEEQTKEELLLDWRQSADEVIVKLRVGMGPLRLDEVDAAFTDTDCVVRLPGGRQWGGVFYAEIESSCTKVQARKGGLLQLALPKKVPLLTWPSLLVEAEEQLCVPPLNPQTCLLGSEENLALLAGEKTVSPRNDPVSPAMAQSVDPGKDDHVKEMAVAADVGTLVDGKEPEPMVNLAFVKNDSYEKGPDSVVVHVYVKEIHRDTSRVLFREQDFTLIFQTRDGNFLRLHLGCGPHTIFRWQVKLRNLIEPEQCTFCFTASRIDICLRKRQSQRWGGLEAPAARGAVGGAKVAVPTGPTPLDSTPPGGAPHPLTGQDESRAVEKDKPKARSEDTGLDGVVARTPVEHVTPKPEPHLASPKPTCMVPPMPHSPVSGDSVEEEEEEEKKVCLPGFTGLVNLGNTCFMNSVIQSLSNTRELRDFFHDRSFESEINYNNPLGTGGRLAIGFAVLLRALWKGTHHAFQPSKLKAIVASKASQFTGYAQHDAQEFMAFLLDGLHEDLNRIQNKPYTETVDSDGRPDEVVAEEAWQRHKMRNDSFIVDLFQGQYKSKLVCPVCAKVSITFDPFLYLPVPLPQKQKVLPVFYFAREPHSKPVKFLVSISKENSSASEVLDSLSQSVHVKPENLRLAEVIKNRFHRVFLPSHSLDTVSPSDVLLCFELLSPELAKERVVVLEVQQRPQVPSIPISKCAACQRKQQSEDEKLKRCTRCYRVGYCNQLCQKTHWPDHKGLCRPENIGYPFLVSVPASRLTYARLAQLLEGYARYSVSVFQPPFQPGRMALETQGPGCTTLLSTSSLEAEDSERDPIQPPELQLVTPVAEGDTGVPRAWAAPDRGPVPSTSGISSEMLASGPTEVGSLPAGEKVSRPEAAVPGYQHPSETMNAHTPQFFIYKIDTSNREQRLEDKGETLLELGDDCSLALVWRNNERLQEFVLVASKELECAEDPGSAGEAARAGHFTLDQCLNLFTRPEVLAPEEAWYCPQCKQHREASKQLLLWRLPNVLIVQLKRFSFRSFIWRDKINDLVEFPVRNLDLSKFCIGQKEEQLPSYDLYAVINHYGGMIGGHYTACARLPNDRSSQRSDVGWRLFDDSTVTTVDESQIVTRYAYVLFYRRRNSPVERPPREGHSEHHPDLGPAAEAAASQGLGPGQAPEVAPTRTAPERFAPPVDRPAPNYSNMEEVD from the exons ATGCTACGCTGGTTGCTGGCCTCCCGCCTCGGAGAGGACTG GCTGTTAGTTCCTTGCTGGAGAATTTGGCCTCAAAGACTTGCCAAGATAGCTGGGCCAGGAAGAAAGCGCCGCAGCCCTGACCCAGACACCGTTGCCGACCCTGGGGCACTCTGGCTGTCGACTAAGCGGCTCAAGATGTCTGGTGGGTCCAGTGCCACAGACCCGAGGAGGGGGCCCCCAGGACTGGAGGAGGCCGCTAGTAAGAAGAAGCAGAAGGATCGAGCAAACCAGGAGAGCAAAGATGGAGATCCCAGGAGAG GGTCAGTATCCATTCCTCAAGAGGAGCAGACCAAAGAGG AGTTGTTGCTCGATTGGAGGCAGAGTGCAGATGAAGTAATTGTCAAGCTTCGTGTAGGAATGGGTCCCCTGCGGCTGGATGAGGTGGATGCTGCTTTCACAGACACGGACTGTGTGGTGCGGCTTCCAG GTGGTCGGCAATGGGGGGGTGTCTTCTATGCTGAGATAGAAAGTTCTTGCACCAAAGTGCAGGCCCGCAAGGGTGGTCTCCTGCAGCTGGCACTGCCCAAGAAGGTGCCTCTGCTCACGTGGCCCTCTCTCCTG GTTGAGGCTGAGGAACAGCTATGTGTACCACCGCTGAACCCCCAAACCTGCCTCCTGGGCTCAGAGGAGAATTTAGCCCTTTTGGCAGGAGAGAAGACAGTGTCCCCCAGGAATGACCCAGTCTCTCCAGCCATGGCCCAGAGCGTAGACCCTGGAAAAGATGACCATGTCAAGGAGATGGCAGTGGCCGCAGATGTTGGAACCTTGGTGGATGGTAaag AGCCTGAGCCCATGGTGAACCTGGCATTTGTCAAGAATGATTCATATGAGAAGGGGCCAGATTCAGTGGTGGTGCACGTGTATGTGAAAGAGATCCACAGGGACACCTCTCGAGTACTTTTCCGCGAGCAGGACTTCACGCTCATCTTCCAGACCAG GGATGGAAACTTCCTGAGGCTGCACCTGGGGTGTGGGCCCCACACCATCTTCCGTTGGCAGGTGAAGCTCAG gaacctgattgaaccagagCAGTGCACCTTCTGTTTCACGGCCTCTCGCATCGACATCTGCCTTCGTAAGCGGCAGAGTCAGCGCTGGGGGGGCCTGGAGGCCCCAGCTGCACGAG GTGCAGTGGGTGGTGCAAAGGTTGCCGTGCCGACAGGTCCAACCCCTCTGGATTCAACCCCACCAGgaggtgccccccaccccctgacaGGCCAGGACGAATCCCGGGCTGTGGAGAAGGATAAACCCAAGGCTCGATCTGAGGACACAGGGCTGGATGGTGTGGTGGCCCGCACCCCTGTGGAACATGTAACCCCAAAGCCAGAGCCACACCTGGCCTCG CCCAAACCAACATGTATGGTGCCTCCGATGCCCCACAGCCCCGTGAGCGGAGACagtgtggaggaggaggaggaggaagagaagaaggtgTGTCTGCCAGGCTTCACTGGCCTTGTCAATTTAGGCAACACTTGCTTCATGAACAGCGTCATTCAGTCTCTGTCCAACACTCGAGAACTCCGGGACTTCTTCCATG ACCGCTCCTTTGAGTCCGAGATCAACTACAACAACCCGCTGGGGACTGGTGGGCGTCTGGCCATTGGCTTTGCTGTGCTGCTCCGGGCGCTGTGGAAGGGCACCCACCATGCCTTCCAACCTTCTAAGTTGAAG GCCATTGTGGCGAGCAAGGCCAGCCAGTTCACAGGCTATGCACAGCATGATGCCCAGGAATTCATGGCCTTCCTGCTGGACGGGCTGCATGAGGACCTGAATCGTATCCAGAACAAGCCCTACACAGAGACAGTGGACTCAGATGGGCGGCCTGATGAG GTGGTGGCTGAGGAAGCATGGCAGCGGCACAAGATGAGGAATGACTCTTTCATCGTGGACCTATTTCAGGGCCAGTACAAGTCGAAGCTGGTGTGCCCTGTATGTGCCAAG GTATCCATCACTTTTGACCCATTCCTTTACCTGCCAGTGCCCTTACCACAGAAGCAGAAGGTTCTCCCTGTGTTTTATTTTGCCCGAGAACCCCACAGCAAGCCTGTCAAG TTCCTGGTGAGCATTAGCAAGGAGAACTCCAGTGCAAGTGAAGTGTTGGATTCTCTCTCTCAGAGCGTCCACGTGAAGCCTGAGAACCTGCGTCTGGCTGAG GTAATTAAGAATCGCTTCCACCGTGTCTTCCTGCCCTCCCACTCACTGGACACTGTGTCCCCATCTGACGTGCTTCTCTGCTTTGAGCTGCTATCCCCAGAGTTGGCTAAGGAGCGGGTAGTGGTGCTAGAGGTGCAACAG CGCCCCCAGGTGCCCAGCATCCCCATCTCCAAGTGTGCAGCCTGCCAGCGAAAGCAGCAGTCGGAGGATGAAAAGCTGAAGCGCTGTACCCGTTGCTATCGTGTGGGCTACTGTAACCA GCTCTGCCAGAAAACACACTGGCCTGACCACAAGGGCCTCTGCCGCCCTGAGAACATTGGTTATCCCTTCCTGGTCAGTGTACCTGCCTCACGCCTCACTTATGCCCGTCTTGCTCAGCTCCTAGAGGGCTATGCCCG GTACTCTGTGAGTGTATTCCAGCCACCCTTCCAGCCTGGCCGCATGGCCTTGGAGACTCAGGGCCCTGGCTGCACCACACTGCTCTCCACTAgctccctggaggctgaggacAGTGAGAGGGACCCCATTCAGCCACCTGAGCTCCAGTTGGTGACCCCTGTAGCTGAGGGTGACACAGGGGTTCCCCGGGCATGGGCAGCCCCTGATCGGGGTCCTGTGCCCAGCACCAGTGGAATTTCTTCTGAGATGCTGGCCAGTGGGCCCACTGAGGTTGGCTCCTTGCCTGCTGGTGAGAAGGTATCCCGGCCTGAAG CTGCTGTGCCTGGGTACCAACATCCAAGTGAAACCATGAATGCCCACACACCCcagttcttcatctataaaatagacaCATCCAACCGAGAACAGCGACTAGAGGACAAAG GAGAGACCCTACTGGAGCTGGGTGATGACTGTAGCCTGGCCCTTGTCTGGCGGAACAATGAGCGCCTGCAGGAGTTTGTGCTGGTAGCCTCCAAGGAGCTGGAATGTGCTGAGGATCCAGGCTCTGCTGGGGAGGCTGCCCGTGCTGGCCACTTTACCCTGGACCAGTGCCTCAATCTCTTCACAcggcctgaggtgctggcaccTGAGGAGGCCTG GTACTGCCCACAATGCAAACAGCATCGTGAAGCCTCCAAGCAGCTGTTGCTGTGGCGCCTGCCAAATGTGCTCATCGTGCAGCTCAAGCGCTTCTCCTTTCGCAGTTTCATCTGGCGTGACAAGATCAATGACTTGGTCGAGTTCCCTGTTCG GAACCTGGACCTGAGCAAGTTCTGCATTGGTCAGAAAGAGGAGCAGTTGCCCAGCTACGACCTTTATGCTGTCATCAACCACTATGGAGGCATGATCGGTGGCCACTATACTGCGTGTGCACGCCTGCCCAATGATCGCAGCAGCCAGCGCAGTGACGTGG GCTGGCGCTTATTTGATGACAGCACGGTGACCACAGTAGACGAGAGCCAGATCGTGACGCGTTATGCCTATGTACTCTTCTACCGCCGGCGGAACTCTCCTGTGGAGAGGCCCCCCAGGGAAGGTCACTCTGAGCACCACCCAGACCTAGGCCCTGCAGCTGAGGCTGCTGCCAGCCAG GGACTAGGCCCTGGCCAGGCCCCCGAGGTGGCCCCCACGCGGACAGCCCCCGAACGCTTCGCCCCCCCTGTGGACCGCCCAGCCCCCAACTACAGCAACATGGAGGAGGTCGATTAG
- the USP19 gene encoding ubiquitin carboxyl-terminal hydrolase 19 isoform X8 — MLRWLLASRLGEDWLLVPCWRIWPQRLAKIAGPGRKRRSPDPDTVADPGALWLSTKRLKMSGGSSATDPRRGPPGLEEAASKKKQKDRANQESKDGDPRRGSVSIPQEEQTKEELLLDWRQSADEVIVKLRVGMGPLRLDEVDAAFTDTDCVVRLPGGRQWGGVFYAEIESSCTKVQARKGGLLQLALPKKVPLLTWPSLLKKSLGSQELAPGLRCQENGQELAPIALEPCPEPRRAKQEARNQKRAQGRGEVGSGAGPGAQAGPSAKRAVHLRRGPEGEGSRVGPGPQGDAPPFLADLATQVEAEEQLCVPPLNPQTCLLGSEENLALLAGEKTVSPRNDPVSPAMAQSVDPGKDDHVKEMAVAADVGTLVDGKEPEPMVNLAFVKNDSYEKGPDSVVVHVYVKEIHRDTSRVLFREQDFTLIFQTRDGNFLRLHLGCGPHTIFRWQVKLRNLIEPEQCTFCFTASRIDICLRKRQSQRWGGLEAPAARGAVGGAKVAVPTGPTPLDSTPPGGAPHPLTGQDESRAVEKDKPKARSEDTGLDGVVARTPVEHVTPKPEPHLASPKPTCMVPPMPHSPVSGDSVEEEEEEEKKVCLPGFTGLVNLGNTCFMNSVIQSLSNTRELRDFFHDRSFESEINYNNPLGTGGRLAIGFAVLLRALWKGTHHAFQPSKLKAIVASKASQFTGYAQHDAQEFMAFLLDGLHEDLNRIQNKPYTETVDSDGRPDEVVAEEAWQRHKMRNDSFIVDLFQGQYKSKLVCPVCAKVSITFDPFLYLPVPLPQKQKVLPVFYFAREPHSKPVKFLVSISKENSSASEVLDSLSQSVHVKPENLRLAEVIKNRFHRVFLPSHSLDTVSPSDVLLCFELLSPELAKERVVVLEVQQRPQVPSIPISKCAACQRKQQSEDEKLKRCTRCYRVGYCNQLCQKTHWPDHKGLCRPENIGYPFLVSVPASRLTYARLAQLLEGYARYSVSVFQPPFQPGRMALETQGPGCTTLLSTSSLEAEDSERDPIQPPELQLVTPVAEGDTGVPRAWAAPDRGPVPSTSGISSEMLASGPTEVGSLPAGEKVSRPEAAVPGYQHPSETMNAHTPQFFIYKIDTSNREQRLEDKGETLLELGDDCSLALVWRNNERLQEFVLVASKELECAEDPGSAGEAARAGHFTLDQCLNLFTRPEVLAPEEAWYCPQCKQHREASKQLLLWRLPNVLIVQLKRFSFRSFIWRDKINDLVEFPVRNLDLSKFCIGQKEEQLPSYDLYAVINHYGGMIGGHYTACARLPNDRSSQRSDVGWRLFDDSTVTTVDESQIVTRYAYVLFYRRRNSPVERPPREGHSEHHPDLGPAAEAAASQGLGPGQAPEVAPTRTAPERFAPPVDRPAPNYSNMEEVD; from the exons ATGCTACGCTGGTTGCTGGCCTCCCGCCTCGGAGAGGACTG GCTGTTAGTTCCTTGCTGGAGAATTTGGCCTCAAAGACTTGCCAAGATAGCTGGGCCAGGAAGAAAGCGCCGCAGCCCTGACCCAGACACCGTTGCCGACCCTGGGGCACTCTGGCTGTCGACTAAGCGGCTCAAGATGTCTGGTGGGTCCAGTGCCACAGACCCGAGGAGGGGGCCCCCAGGACTGGAGGAGGCCGCTAGTAAGAAGAAGCAGAAGGATCGAGCAAACCAGGAGAGCAAAGATGGAGATCCCAGGAGAG GGTCAGTATCCATTCCTCAAGAGGAGCAGACCAAAGAGG AGTTGTTGCTCGATTGGAGGCAGAGTGCAGATGAAGTAATTGTCAAGCTTCGTGTAGGAATGGGTCCCCTGCGGCTGGATGAGGTGGATGCTGCTTTCACAGACACGGACTGTGTGGTGCGGCTTCCAG GTGGTCGGCAATGGGGGGGTGTCTTCTATGCTGAGATAGAAAGTTCTTGCACCAAAGTGCAGGCCCGCAAGGGTGGTCTCCTGCAGCTGGCACTGCCCAAGAAGGTGCCTCTGCTCACGTGGCCCTCTCTCCTG AAGAAATCTCTAGGGAGCCAGGAGCTGGCACCAGGACTGCGGTGCCAGGAGAATGGGCAGGAGCTGGCTCCCATTGCCCTGGAACCATGCCCTGAGCCCCGCCGGGCTAAGCAGGAGGCCCGGAACCAGAAGCGGGCCCAGGGCCGTGGTGAGGTAGGCTCGGGCGCTGGCCCCGGGGCCCAGGCAGGGCCCAGCGCCAAGAGGGCTGTGCATCTCCGCAGAGGGCCAGAGGGGGAAGGGTCCAGGGTTGGCCCTGGACCCCAGGGCGATGCCCCACCCTTCCTGGCTGACCTGGCCACCCAG GTTGAGGCTGAGGAACAGCTATGTGTACCACCGCTGAACCCCCAAACCTGCCTCCTGGGCTCAGAGGAGAATTTAGCCCTTTTGGCAGGAGAGAAGACAGTGTCCCCCAGGAATGACCCAGTCTCTCCAGCCATGGCCCAGAGCGTAGACCCTGGAAAAGATGACCATGTCAAGGAGATGGCAGTGGCCGCAGATGTTGGAACCTTGGTGGATGGTAaag AGCCTGAGCCCATGGTGAACCTGGCATTTGTCAAGAATGATTCATATGAGAAGGGGCCAGATTCAGTGGTGGTGCACGTGTATGTGAAAGAGATCCACAGGGACACCTCTCGAGTACTTTTCCGCGAGCAGGACTTCACGCTCATCTTCCAGACCAG GGATGGAAACTTCCTGAGGCTGCACCTGGGGTGTGGGCCCCACACCATCTTCCGTTGGCAGGTGAAGCTCAG gaacctgattgaaccagagCAGTGCACCTTCTGTTTCACGGCCTCTCGCATCGACATCTGCCTTCGTAAGCGGCAGAGTCAGCGCTGGGGGGGCCTGGAGGCCCCAGCTGCACGAG GTGCAGTGGGTGGTGCAAAGGTTGCCGTGCCGACAGGTCCAACCCCTCTGGATTCAACCCCACCAGgaggtgccccccaccccctgacaGGCCAGGACGAATCCCGGGCTGTGGAGAAGGATAAACCCAAGGCTCGATCTGAGGACACAGGGCTGGATGGTGTGGTGGCCCGCACCCCTGTGGAACATGTAACCCCAAAGCCAGAGCCACACCTGGCCTCG CCCAAACCAACATGTATGGTGCCTCCGATGCCCCACAGCCCCGTGAGCGGAGACagtgtggaggaggaggaggaggaagagaagaaggtgTGTCTGCCAGGCTTCACTGGCCTTGTCAATTTAGGCAACACTTGCTTCATGAACAGCGTCATTCAGTCTCTGTCCAACACTCGAGAACTCCGGGACTTCTTCCATG ACCGCTCCTTTGAGTCCGAGATCAACTACAACAACCCGCTGGGGACTGGTGGGCGTCTGGCCATTGGCTTTGCTGTGCTGCTCCGGGCGCTGTGGAAGGGCACCCACCATGCCTTCCAACCTTCTAAGTTGAAG GCCATTGTGGCGAGCAAGGCCAGCCAGTTCACAGGCTATGCACAGCATGATGCCCAGGAATTCATGGCCTTCCTGCTGGACGGGCTGCATGAGGACCTGAATCGTATCCAGAACAAGCCCTACACAGAGACAGTGGACTCAGATGGGCGGCCTGATGAG GTGGTGGCTGAGGAAGCATGGCAGCGGCACAAGATGAGGAATGACTCTTTCATCGTGGACCTATTTCAGGGCCAGTACAAGTCGAAGCTGGTGTGCCCTGTATGTGCCAAG GTATCCATCACTTTTGACCCATTCCTTTACCTGCCAGTGCCCTTACCACAGAAGCAGAAGGTTCTCCCTGTGTTTTATTTTGCCCGAGAACCCCACAGCAAGCCTGTCAAG TTCCTGGTGAGCATTAGCAAGGAGAACTCCAGTGCAAGTGAAGTGTTGGATTCTCTCTCTCAGAGCGTCCACGTGAAGCCTGAGAACCTGCGTCTGGCTGAG GTAATTAAGAATCGCTTCCACCGTGTCTTCCTGCCCTCCCACTCACTGGACACTGTGTCCCCATCTGACGTGCTTCTCTGCTTTGAGCTGCTATCCCCAGAGTTGGCTAAGGAGCGGGTAGTGGTGCTAGAGGTGCAACAG CGCCCCCAGGTGCCCAGCATCCCCATCTCCAAGTGTGCAGCCTGCCAGCGAAAGCAGCAGTCGGAGGATGAAAAGCTGAAGCGCTGTACCCGTTGCTATCGTGTGGGCTACTGTAACCA GCTCTGCCAGAAAACACACTGGCCTGACCACAAGGGCCTCTGCCGCCCTGAGAACATTGGTTATCCCTTCCTGGTCAGTGTACCTGCCTCACGCCTCACTTATGCCCGTCTTGCTCAGCTCCTAGAGGGCTATGCCCG GTACTCTGTGAGTGTATTCCAGCCACCCTTCCAGCCTGGCCGCATGGCCTTGGAGACTCAGGGCCCTGGCTGCACCACACTGCTCTCCACTAgctccctggaggctgaggacAGTGAGAGGGACCCCATTCAGCCACCTGAGCTCCAGTTGGTGACCCCTGTAGCTGAGGGTGACACAGGGGTTCCCCGGGCATGGGCAGCCCCTGATCGGGGTCCTGTGCCCAGCACCAGTGGAATTTCTTCTGAGATGCTGGCCAGTGGGCCCACTGAGGTTGGCTCCTTGCCTGCTGGTGAGAAGGTATCCCGGCCTGAAG CTGCTGTGCCTGGGTACCAACATCCAAGTGAAACCATGAATGCCCACACACCCcagttcttcatctataaaatagacaCATCCAACCGAGAACAGCGACTAGAGGACAAAG GAGAGACCCTACTGGAGCTGGGTGATGACTGTAGCCTGGCCCTTGTCTGGCGGAACAATGAGCGCCTGCAGGAGTTTGTGCTGGTAGCCTCCAAGGAGCTGGAATGTGCTGAGGATCCAGGCTCTGCTGGGGAGGCTGCCCGTGCTGGCCACTTTACCCTGGACCAGTGCCTCAATCTCTTCACAcggcctgaggtgctggcaccTGAGGAGGCCTG GTACTGCCCACAATGCAAACAGCATCGTGAAGCCTCCAAGCAGCTGTTGCTGTGGCGCCTGCCAAATGTGCTCATCGTGCAGCTCAAGCGCTTCTCCTTTCGCAGTTTCATCTGGCGTGACAAGATCAATGACTTGGTCGAGTTCCCTGTTCG GAACCTGGACCTGAGCAAGTTCTGCATTGGTCAGAAAGAGGAGCAGTTGCCCAGCTACGACCTTTATGCTGTCATCAACCACTATGGAGGCATGATCGGTGGCCACTATACTGCGTGTGCACGCCTGCCCAATGATCGCAGCAGCCAGCGCAGTGACGTGG GCTGGCGCTTATTTGATGACAGCACGGTGACCACAGTAGACGAGAGCCAGATCGTGACGCGTTATGCCTATGTACTCTTCTACCGCCGGCGGAACTCTCCTGTGGAGAGGCCCCCCAGGGAAGGTCACTCTGAGCACCACCCAGACCTAGGCCCTGCAGCTGAGGCTGCTGCCAGCCAG GGACTAGGCCCTGGCCAGGCCCCCGAGGTGGCCCCCACGCGGACAGCCCCCGAACGCTTCGCCCCCCCTGTGGACCGCCCAGCCCCCAACTACAGCAACATGGAGGAGGTCGATTAG